TTTCGTCGGAATCGCCTTCGCGGTTGGTGCAGTCGTCCTCCTCGCGCAGTAGCACCCGTTACAGGTAGACGACGACAGTGTCGTGTTCGACTTCGACATCGTAGGTGTCTACTGGAGGTTCACCATCGACTTCGCTGGTCTCACAGCTGGAACACGGGGGGGAGCCACCAGCGGCCTCTGCAGAGCTACCGCCACGAGCCTCGCCAGTGGATTCCACCGTTGTCTGGAACGTTTTTGCTTTCACCGAATGTGGGTTGAACACCGACTCACCCGTCGTAACATCGAACTCCCATCCGTGCCAGGGACACTGCACGATTTGGCCGTCGGCTGTCCACTCGTACTGGCCGGGCGCAGTTGATTCGGTTGTCCCTGTCAGTTTCCCCTCACAGAGAGGTGCACGCTGATGGGGGCAGTCGTTTTTTAGGGCGTGGTACTCTCCGTCGATATTGAACACCCCTATTGAGATTCCATCGAGTGTCGTGATGACACGGTCTCCCGGGGGGAGTTCGGAAGTCGGACAGATCTCGAATCGCTTCTCAGTCATTGGTTGCGTGGTAGGTCCCAGAGTTCCATCGCGTTTTCATATCGAACAGCACGTTCGACCGAATCTTCCATCGGTGGTAGCCCCCAGGTGGGATCATCTCCGTCCCAGTGAGGGTAATCGCTGGCGAAAACGAGCATCTCGTCGGCGTGCATCATATCCAGAATCTGGTTGTGCTGTTCCGGCGTTTCGGGTTCCTCAATCGGTTGGCTCGCGAACCAAACGTTATCGCGGATGTACTGACTGGGACGCTGCTCAAGCCAGGGTGCTTGGGAACGAAGCCCTTTCCAGTTTTTGTCAAGTCGCCACATGAAGTGCGGAAGCCATCCGTAGCCCCCTTCGATGAACGCCCAGCGGAGATCCGGGTACTCAACGAAGACGCCTTCAGTTACGATACTCGCTAGCTGACCCATATAGTATGCGCCGAGAAGAGTATGCCACTCGATGTAGGAGTTCGGATGTCCTGCGCCAGTGGGAGCGTTACTGGTCCCATGTCCTTCTGAAAACGGATGTACCGCTATCGCGAGATTCATTTCTTCGGCAGCTTCGTACATAGGCCAGTACTG
This region of Halostella salina genomic DNA includes:
- a CDS encoding amidohydrolase family protein, with protein sequence MTDTTTIPAESSASSNEISLVDADIHQRWADDEEITQYLPPRYKDDGIVAPTLLYRNPGGFFRQEDVADDGTKPGTDLEKLASTHLDENNIDYGMLTGNSWFNLAALPNRDYAVELARAYNEWLVNDCLPVDDRFLGSLYVAPKAPEESAELIREYGDNPQIRQVMIPGGAEVPYGRPQYWPMYEAAEEMNLAIAVHPFSEGHGTSNAPTGAGHPNSYIEWHTLLGAYYMGQLASIVTEGVFVEYPDLRWAFIEGGYGWLPHFMWRLDKNWKGLRSQAPWLEQRPSQYIRDNVWFASQPIEEPETPEQHNQILDMMHADEMLVFASDYPHWDGDDPTWGLPPMEDSVERAVRYENAMELWDLPRNQ
- a CDS encoding Rieske (2Fe-2S) protein, translated to MTEKRFEICPTSELPPGDRVITTLDGISIGVFNIDGEYHALKNDCPHQRAPLCEGKLTGTTESTAPGQYEWTADGQIVQCPWHGWEFDVTTGESVFNPHSVKAKTFQTTVESTGEARGGSSAEAAGGSPPCSSCETSEVDGEPPVDTYDVEVEHDTVVVYL